From Thalassotalea euphylliae, the proteins below share one genomic window:
- a CDS encoding urate hydroxylase PuuD: MESYFFELAHLVLRYFHVIAGIAWIGASFYFVWLDNNLQTPPQWKQDKGIRGDLWAIHGGGFYEVAKYQNGPEQMPSTLHWFKWEAYTTWITGTLLFTLLYYVGADAYLLDASKTSLDKVSAIAVSLAIITSGYVIYRLLCQSPLVENGKWFTLIMVALLAAYSWGLDQLFTDRAVYIHIGAIIGTCMAGNVYHVIMPSQRYMVAEVEAGRIPDAGPGLKAKQCSVHNNYATLPIIFIMLSNHFAYTYSHPYGWLILVAFFVIGMWIRHFFNLKHQGVYKPQVLVSGFAAFFALMLVIAPWHVVKTQNNLASEAISDQQAWQIIDKHCTECHSQTPRSELFQMAPNGFILDSVAQAKKLSAFIHTRAIVNRDMPLGNITKMTDAERQQLAIWLAGLASSSDELNTKDETGE, encoded by the coding sequence TTGGAAAGTTATTTTTTCGAACTCGCCCATCTGGTTCTGCGTTACTTTCACGTTATTGCAGGTATTGCATGGATAGGCGCTTCGTTTTATTTTGTCTGGTTAGACAATAACTTACAAACGCCGCCTCAATGGAAGCAAGACAAGGGAATTCGCGGTGATTTATGGGCGATTCACGGTGGTGGCTTTTATGAAGTGGCCAAGTACCAAAATGGCCCAGAGCAAATGCCATCCACTTTGCACTGGTTTAAGTGGGAAGCGTATACCACTTGGATAACGGGAACTTTGTTGTTTACGTTACTTTATTATGTGGGGGCAGATGCCTACTTGCTGGATGCCAGTAAAACCAGTTTAGACAAAGTGAGTGCGATTGCGGTGTCGTTGGCGATAATCACCTCTGGTTACGTGATTTATCGGCTGCTGTGTCAGTCACCGCTTGTTGAAAATGGCAAGTGGTTTACCTTAATCATGGTTGCATTGCTAGCTGCTTACAGTTGGGGGTTAGATCAGTTGTTTACCGACCGCGCAGTGTATATTCATATCGGCGCCATTATTGGTACTTGTATGGCCGGTAACGTGTACCATGTGATCATGCCAAGCCAACGCTATATGGTTGCAGAAGTTGAAGCAGGCCGCATTCCTGACGCTGGCCCTGGCCTAAAAGCTAAGCAGTGCTCTGTGCACAATAATTACGCCACGTTACCGATCATTTTTATCATGCTCTCGAATCATTTTGCTTATACCTATAGCCACCCTTATGGCTGGCTGATTTTGGTGGCTTTTTTCGTTATTGGCATGTGGATTCGACACTTTTTTAACTTAAAGCACCAAGGCGTATACAAACCTCAAGTGTTGGTGAGTGGCTTTGCAGCCTTCTTTGCTTTGATGCTAGTGATTGCCCCTTGGCATGTGGTGAAAACGCAAAATAACTTAGCGAGTGAAGCCATTAGCGATCAACAGGCTTGGCAGATCATTGATAAGCACTGCACTGAATGTCATAGCCAAACGCCGCGCTCTGAGCTGTTCCAAATGGCACCCAATGGATTTATTTTGGATTCTGTCGCGCAGGCAAAGAAGCTAAGTGCCTTTATTCATACCCGTGCCATTGTTAATCGCGATATGCCATTGGGGAATATCACCAAGATGACGGATGCCGAAAGACAGCAGTTAGCGATTTGGTTGGCAGGGCTTGCCAGTAGCAGCGATGAGTTGAACACAAAAGATGAAACAGGGGAGTAA
- a CDS encoding methyl-accepting chemotaxis protein → MNSGGQEIYDNYFISVVNLTDARKHTYEEFVWLKSHIISPNDNAMREAERRIADAAQQLSPSLGKFSETLDAGEETQLFEQVQQEVQEMAQLRDQIIRLSQTNEDVEADALANNEYRVLFNQLHDQLDKMFQTNVAGAQDLYQQNQQTYDASWRFILIAVVVVVVFGVLVGIALIASIQKPLIGATKRITHIDKSNDLTLSLDVNGEDEVAQMSTAFNHMVLSLNTVISEISQSSVVLQSESSALSRAVESSSANLATSVDVLTSVSHSTSEITSATEEIAQSADNARVEAQKSDNEAQQGLLLQGQAINAVEGLKENMTDTSNAIAQLSDDTNEIGSVLDVIRGIAEQTNLLALNAAIEAARAGDQGRGFAVVADEVRTLAQRTQESTSEIQNMIEKLQAGAQQSVNAMQGSMQSLDETVGFTQSSEQALQNIVDMLNNILSMNEQIASATEEQSVTLQNINEQLNEATQLSGRSNDSLQDLQQSSDALRNVIQVYEPLLNKFKIN, encoded by the coding sequence ATTAACAGCGGTGGTCAGGAAATTTACGATAATTATTTTATCAGTGTCGTCAATCTGACTGATGCACGAAAGCACACTTATGAAGAGTTTGTGTGGCTAAAAAGCCATATCATTTCGCCGAATGATAATGCCATGCGTGAGGCTGAGCGGCGAATTGCGGATGCCGCTCAACAGTTGAGTCCTTCGCTTGGCAAGTTTTCTGAAACACTCGATGCAGGCGAAGAAACGCAGCTATTTGAGCAAGTTCAACAAGAAGTGCAAGAAATGGCACAGTTGCGCGATCAAATCATTCGGTTAAGCCAAACAAATGAGGATGTTGAAGCCGACGCATTGGCAAACAATGAATACCGAGTGCTTTTTAATCAACTTCACGATCAGCTGGATAAAATGTTCCAAACCAATGTGGCTGGTGCACAAGATTTATATCAGCAGAATCAGCAAACTTATGATGCTAGCTGGCGGTTTATTCTAATTGCCGTCGTGGTTGTTGTTGTCTTTGGCGTGCTGGTGGGTATTGCTCTGATCGCGAGTATTCAAAAGCCGCTGATCGGGGCAACGAAGCGTATTACCCATATCGATAAAAGTAATGACCTAACCTTGTCACTTGACGTAAATGGCGAAGATGAAGTCGCGCAAATGAGTACGGCTTTCAACCATATGGTGTTATCGCTCAATACTGTCATTAGTGAAATATCGCAATCAAGCGTGGTGTTGCAAAGCGAGTCTAGCGCATTATCTCGTGCCGTTGAATCTTCGAGTGCCAACTTAGCCACAAGCGTTGATGTCTTGACCTCGGTTAGCCATTCAACCTCTGAAATTACCTCTGCGACAGAGGAAATTGCGCAAAGCGCTGACAATGCTCGCGTAGAGGCACAGAAATCAGATAATGAAGCACAACAAGGGCTTTTATTACAAGGGCAGGCGATCAATGCCGTAGAAGGACTAAAAGAGAATATGACCGATACCAGCAATGCGATCGCTCAGCTCTCTGATGATACGAATGAAATTGGCTCTGTGTTAGATGTTATTCGAGGAATAGCTGAACAAACTAACTTACTGGCATTGAATGCTGCTATTGAAGCGGCAAGAGCTGGTGACCAAGGTCGAGGCTTTGCCGTTGTTGCTGATGAAGTTAGAACGTTAGCACAGCGTACGCAAGAGTCAACAAGTGAAATTCAGAATATGATTGAGAAGCTTCAGGCTGGCGCGCAACAGTCAGTTAACGCGATGCAAGGCAGCATGCAATCGCTTGATGAAACGGTTGGCTTTACACAATCATCGGAACAGGCGCTACAAAACATTGTCGACATGCTCAACAACATATTGTCGATGAATGAACAAATAGCAAGTGCAACCGAAGAGCAGTCTGTTACGCTACAAAATATTAACGAACAGCTTAACGAGGCAACTCAATTAAGTGGACGTTCGAACGATTCATTGCAAGATTTACAGCAAAGTAGTGATGCACTTCGAAACGTTATCCAAGTTTATGAGCCATTGCTTAACAAATTTAAAATTAACTAG
- a CDS encoding Yip1 family protein, which produces MILNHIWGLYAHPKEEWHAIEKRHESFYYSLAHILTIALIPSICGYYATAHVGWSIGAGDVIKLTEQSAVIMSVGMYGAMIAGVFALAYLIHWMAKTFDSDPSYTQSLELAAYTATPLLMVGLTALFPVLWFVVTAGMLAVCYSVYLLYSGVPIMMNIPEEKGFIYSSSVVTCGLVLLVTIMAATAILWSMGFGPEYVA; this is translated from the coding sequence ATGATCTTAAATCATATCTGGGGGCTTTATGCTCACCCAAAAGAAGAATGGCACGCCATTGAAAAGCGTCACGAGAGCTTTTACTACAGTTTGGCGCACATCCTTACCATAGCATTAATACCTTCAATTTGCGGATACTACGCCACTGCCCATGTGGGTTGGTCGATCGGCGCTGGTGACGTAATAAAACTGACAGAGCAAAGCGCTGTGATCATGTCAGTCGGCATGTATGGCGCTATGATTGCTGGCGTATTTGCACTGGCCTACCTGATTCATTGGATGGCAAAAACCTTTGACTCAGATCCGAGTTACACACAATCACTAGAATTAGCCGCATACACGGCAACACCATTATTAATGGTAGGGTTAACAGCGTTATTTCCGGTGCTTTGGTTTGTGGTAACCGCAGGCATGTTAGCGGTGTGCTACTCGGTTTACCTGCTCTACTCAGGTGTTCCTATCATGATGAATATTCCGGAAGAGAAAGGCTTTATTTATTCTAGCTCAGTAGTTACCTGTGGCTTAGTCTTGCTCGTTACCATTATGGCGGCAACGGCTATTTTATGGAGTATGGGTTTTGGCCCTGAATATGTAGCCTAG
- the puuE gene encoding allantoinase PuuE, translated as MKQGSKQAMDNSASNYVHYPRDLIGYGSKPVHANWPNKARIAVQVVMNYEEGGENCVLHGDPAAETFLSEIINAPHVEDRHMSMESIYEYGSRAGVWRLLRLFDKYQIPVTVFAVAMALKRHPEIARACKAAGHEICSHGLRWINYQHIDIDTEREHMQAAIEIIESITGEKPKGWYTGRTSPNTGKLVAENGDFLYDADDYSDDLPFWREVEVGNEGKTKPQLIVPYTLDVNDMRFAAVQGFNAGDQFFNYLKDAFDVLYEEGDPHGENRPKMMSIGLHCRLIGRPGRIKALERFFAYAKSFEGVWFARREDIAEHWYVNHPFQG; from the coding sequence ATGAAACAGGGGAGTAAGCAAGCAATGGATAACTCAGCGTCAAACTATGTTCACTACCCCCGTGATTTGATTGGCTATGGCAGCAAGCCCGTTCATGCCAATTGGCCAAATAAAGCGCGAATCGCAGTGCAAGTGGTGATGAATTATGAAGAGGGCGGCGAGAACTGTGTGTTGCATGGCGATCCCGCCGCGGAAACCTTCCTCTCCGAAATTATCAATGCCCCACATGTAGAAGATCGCCATATGAGTATGGAGTCTATTTATGAATACGGTAGTCGCGCAGGCGTGTGGCGTTTACTTAGGTTGTTTGATAAATATCAAATTCCGGTCACTGTCTTTGCAGTTGCAATGGCGCTTAAACGTCATCCTGAAATAGCGCGAGCGTGCAAAGCGGCGGGTCATGAAATTTGCAGCCATGGCCTAAGGTGGATTAACTATCAACACATTGATATTGATACCGAGCGCGAGCATATGCAGGCGGCGATTGAAATCATTGAAAGTATCACCGGAGAAAAGCCAAAAGGCTGGTACACAGGACGAACTAGCCCCAATACCGGTAAGCTGGTCGCAGAAAATGGCGACTTTTTATATGACGCTGACGATTACAGTGATGATCTGCCGTTTTGGCGTGAAGTTGAAGTGGGTAATGAAGGAAAAACTAAACCGCAGTTGATCGTGCCTTACACCTTAGATGTTAATGATATGCGCTTTGCCGCAGTGCAAGGTTTTAATGCGGGTGATCAATTTTTTAATTACTTAAAAGATGCTTTTGATGTCTTGTATGAAGAGGGGGACCCTCATGGCGAAAATCGCCCCAAAATGATGTCGATAGGTTTACACTGTCGTTTAATTGGCAGACCCGGCCGGATTAAAGCGTTAGAGCGTTTCTTTGCGTATGCAAAGTCTTTTGAAGGTGTCTGGTTTGCACGCCGTGAAGATATTGCCGAGCACTGGTATGTTAACCACCCATTTCAAGGTTAG
- the uraD gene encoding 2-oxo-4-hydroxy-4-carboxy-5-ureidoimidazoline decarboxylase — MTIAEFNALTEAQAYAALERCCVAPRWVESMLAARPFTSSHALLDKAEQIWQQLGERDYLAAFEGHPQIGDVSTLSAKFANTATQAGHEQSGMGQANAQVLEEMVVLNKAYLAKFGFIFIVCATGKSATEMLELIRQRIDNDAATELAIAAGEQAKITRIRLEKLV; from the coding sequence ATGACCATAGCCGAATTTAACGCCCTAACAGAAGCTCAAGCGTATGCTGCGCTGGAACGTTGCTGTGTTGCACCGCGTTGGGTAGAAAGCATGTTGGCCGCTAGACCATTTACGTCGAGTCATGCCCTGTTGGATAAAGCCGAGCAAATTTGGCAACAGTTAGGCGAGCGCGATTATTTAGCGGCATTTGAAGGGCATCCACAAATTGGTGATGTCTCAACGCTGAGTGCTAAGTTTGCCAACACAGCAACACAGGCCGGACACGAACAATCAGGCATGGGCCAAGCAAATGCGCAAGTGCTCGAAGAAATGGTGGTACTAAATAAAGCCTATTTAGCCAAGTTTGGCTTTATTTTTATCGTTTGCGCAACGGGTAAATCCGCCACAGAAATGCTTGAGTTAATTCGTCAACGTATCGACAACGATGCTGCCACTGAGCTCGCTATTGCCGCAGGTGAACAAGCGAAAATAACAAGAATAAGATTGGAGAAATTAGTGTGA
- the uraH gene encoding hydroxyisourate hydrolase: protein MSRSPITTHILDTSNGKPARNVPVTLLQLDENTQQWQSLCTANTDDDGRLIDWLPAELTITHGTYKLLFDIDAYHAQIQLNGRAFYPFAELCFRVLDDNHHHIPLLLSPFGYSTYRGS, encoded by the coding sequence GTGAGTAGAAGTCCTATTACCACCCACATTTTAGATACAAGTAACGGCAAGCCAGCGCGCAATGTACCAGTCACGCTATTGCAATTAGATGAAAATACGCAGCAGTGGCAATCGCTATGCACCGCCAATACCGATGATGATGGCCGCTTGATTGATTGGTTACCCGCAGAGCTCACAATAACACATGGCACCTATAAGTTATTGTTTGATATCGATGCTTACCACGCCCAAATACAGCTTAACGGGCGAGCTTTTTACCCCTTTGCTGAGCTGTGTTTTCGAGTGCTAGACGACAACCATCATCATATTCCGTTATTGCTATCACCATTTGGCTATTCAACGTACCGAGGAAGTTAA
- the folD gene encoding bifunctional methylenetetrahydrofolate dehydrogenase/methenyltetrahydrofolate cyclohydrolase FolD: MTAQLIDGKAIAQSIRTSVKEKVAARTSQGKRAPGLAVILVGNDPASEVYVGSKRRACEEVGFVSRSYDLPETTSEQELLSLIEELNHDDAVDGILVQLPLPEGLDPNLVIEHINPQKDVDGFHPSNVGKLALRQPGLRPCTPKGIVTLIESTGVKPHGLEAVVVGASNIVGRPMTLELLLAGCTVTTTHRFTRDLESKVRQADLLVVAVGKPEFIPGEWIKEGAIVIDVGINRLESGKLVGDVEFDVAKDKANYITPVPGGVGPMTVASLIENTLIACEEFGAE; the protein is encoded by the coding sequence ATGACGGCACAACTTATTGACGGAAAAGCTATCGCACAAAGTATTCGTACTTCAGTAAAAGAAAAAGTCGCAGCACGCACCAGCCAAGGAAAAAGAGCGCCAGGCTTAGCTGTTATTCTGGTTGGCAATGACCCTGCCTCAGAGGTTTATGTGGGAAGTAAGCGCAGAGCTTGTGAAGAAGTAGGCTTCGTGTCGCGCTCATATGACTTGCCAGAGACAACATCAGAGCAAGAATTGTTGTCATTAATAGAAGAATTAAATCACGACGACGCGGTCGACGGCATTTTGGTGCAATTGCCATTACCAGAAGGTTTAGATCCAAACCTTGTTATCGAGCACATCAACCCGCAAAAAGATGTCGACGGTTTCCACCCTTCGAATGTTGGCAAGCTAGCACTGCGTCAACCTGGATTGCGCCCATGCACGCCAAAAGGCATTGTCACCTTAATCGAGTCGACTGGCGTTAAACCTCACGGGTTAGAAGCTGTTGTTGTTGGTGCGTCAAATATTGTCGGTCGTCCGATGACGCTAGAGTTACTGCTAGCGGGTTGCACAGTAACAACGACCCATCGCTTTACCCGCGATTTAGAGAGTAAGGTGCGTCAGGCAGATTTACTGGTTGTTGCCGTTGGCAAGCCAGAGTTCATTCCAGGCGAGTGGATTAAAGAAGGCGCTATCGTCATTGATGTCGGTATTAATCGCCTAGAATCTGGCAAGCTAGTGGGCGATGTCGAGTTTGATGTGGCAAAAGACAAGGCCAACTACATTACCCCTGTGCCAGGTGGTGTTGGCCCCATGACCGTTGCCAGCTTGATTGAGAATACCTTAATTGCCTGTGAAGAATTTGGCGCAGAGTAA
- the guaD gene encoding guanine deaminase yields MKEQTSSKIRVICGDILDFVDDPAIAGDKAYRYFEQGALVIENGKVSDLGFERDILPNLALAYPDQVIDTKRYTGRLVIPGMIDTHIHLPQTEMIGAYGEQLLTWLTEYAFPTEKKFADEDYASQVSKRFIDELLRNGTTTALVFGTVHPQSVNAFFTEAQSRQLRMIAGKVMMDRNCPDDLSDCPESGYRDTKALIEKWHNVDRLSYAVTPRFAPTSSPEQLAKCQQLLEEYPDVYMHTHLSENKDECAWVKELFPESQDYLGVYEDAGLVRRRSVFAHAIHLEERELTCLANHQASVSHCSTSNLFLGSGLFNLKACEQHGIHVGMGTDVGAGTSFSMLQTGNEAYKIQQLQGEKFSAFKGFYLATLGGARALDLEGAIGNFNKGCEADFVVLDYQATPFLSFRLKEAKTLHERLFAIMMLGDDRCIEATYILGEKAYKRDGEPQFKPTLADINDTAVLKEVS; encoded by the coding sequence ATGAAGGAACAAACAAGCAGTAAAATTCGCGTTATTTGTGGCGATATTCTTGATTTCGTTGATGACCCAGCGATAGCGGGTGACAAGGCTTATCGATATTTCGAGCAAGGGGCGTTAGTGATAGAGAATGGCAAAGTAAGTGATCTTGGCTTTGAGCGCGATATCTTGCCTAACCTTGCTTTGGCTTACCCAGATCAAGTGATTGATACTAAGCGCTACACAGGACGTTTGGTTATCCCCGGCATGATTGATACCCACATTCACCTACCGCAAACGGAAATGATAGGGGCTTATGGCGAGCAGCTACTCACTTGGTTGACAGAATATGCCTTTCCAACCGAGAAAAAGTTTGCTGACGAGGATTATGCGAGCCAAGTTTCAAAACGCTTTATTGATGAGCTACTGCGTAATGGCACAACAACCGCACTGGTGTTTGGTACGGTGCACCCACAGTCAGTGAATGCGTTTTTCACCGAAGCACAATCTCGTCAATTGCGTATGATTGCCGGTAAAGTCATGATGGACAGAAATTGCCCAGACGATTTATCTGATTGTCCTGAATCGGGTTATCGCGATACTAAAGCCTTGATTGAAAAATGGCACAATGTCGATCGGTTAAGCTACGCGGTAACCCCGCGCTTCGCGCCCACTTCTAGCCCCGAGCAATTAGCCAAATGCCAACAACTGCTTGAGGAATACCCTGATGTCTACATGCATACGCATTTGTCAGAAAACAAAGATGAATGTGCTTGGGTCAAAGAGCTTTTCCCAGAAAGCCAAGACTATCTTGGCGTCTATGAAGATGCCGGCTTAGTGCGCCGACGTTCGGTATTTGCTCACGCGATCCATTTGGAAGAGCGCGAGCTTACCTGCCTGGCAAACCACCAAGCTTCAGTCTCCCATTGTTCAACCTCTAACCTGTTTTTAGGTTCCGGCCTGTTCAATCTCAAAGCTTGTGAGCAGCATGGCATTCACGTCGGTATGGGGACTGACGTTGGGGCTGGTACCAGTTTTTCAATGTTACAAACGGGCAATGAGGCGTACAAGATTCAGCAGCTACAAGGGGAGAAGTTCTCGGCATTTAAAGGCTTTTACTTAGCGACACTCGGTGGGGCTAGGGCGCTCGATTTAGAAGGGGCAATTGGCAATTTTAACAAAGGCTGTGAAGCCGACTTTGTGGTGCTGGATTACCAAGCAACGCCATTTTTAAGCTTTAGACTAAAAGAAGCGAAAACCCTGCATGAGCGTTTATTTGCCATTATGATGCTCGGCGATGATCGCTGCATTGAGGCAACTTACATTCTGGGTGAAAAGGCCTATAAACGCGATGGCGAACCTCAGTTTAAGCCGACGTTAGCCGATATCAACGACACCGCTGTGCTCAAGGAGGTGAGTTAA